In Rhodamnia argentea isolate NSW1041297 chromosome 4, ASM2092103v1, whole genome shotgun sequence, the following proteins share a genomic window:
- the LOC115741089 gene encoding NADP-dependent malic enzyme isoform X3 yields MHTLRQYQVPLQRYMALMDLQERNEKLFYKLLIDHVEELLPVVYTPTVGEACQKYGSIFRRPQGLFISLNDKGKILEILKNWPERNIQVIVVTDGERILGLGDLGCQGMGIPVGKLSLYTALGGVRPSACLPITIDVGTNNEELLKDEFYIGLRQKRTTGQEYAELIDEFMNAVKQNYGEKVLVQFEDFGNHNAFELLAKYRQTHLAFNDDIQGTASVVLAGLISGLRAVGGSLAEQKFLFLGAGEAGTGIAELIALEMSKQTKAPVEETRKKIWLVDSKGLIVSSRLESLQHFKKPWAHEHEPVKTLLDAVKAIKPTVLIGSSGMGKTFTQEVVETMASLNEKPIIFALSNPTSQSECTAEEAYTWSQGRAIFASGSPFDPVNYDGKTYVPGQANNAYIFPGFGLGLIMSGAIRVDDDMLLAASEALAAQATPENFKKGMIFPPFSNIRKISAHIAANVAAKAYELGLASRLPRPNNLVKYAESCMYSPAYRNYR; encoded by the exons ATGCACACACTTCGCCAATATCAAGTTCCACTGCAGAGATATATGGCCCTGATGGACCTTCAG GAAAGGAATGAAAAGCTGTTTTACAAGCTTCTCATTGACCATGTTGAGGAGTTGCTCCCTGTGGTCTACACTCCAACAGTTGGTGAGGCTTGCCAGAAATATGGCAGCATATTCAGGCGCCCTCAGGGTCTCTTCATCAGCTTAAACGACAA GGGAAAGATACTCGAGATATTGAAAAATTGGCCTGAGAGGAACATTCAAGTTATTGTGGTGACTGACGGCGAGCGTATACTGGGTCTCGGTGATCTTGGTTGCCAG GGTATGGGAATACCCGTGGGTAAACTATCTCTATATACAGCACTAGGAGGAGTTCGTCCTTCAGCG TGCTTGCCCATAACCATTGATGTTGGCACAAACAATGAAGAGTTGTTGAAGGACGAGTTCTATATCGGTCTCAGGCAAAAAAGGACAACTGGGCAG GAATATGCTGAACTTATTGATGAGTTCATGAATGCTGTTAAACAGAATTATGGAGAGAAAGTCCTCGTACAA TTCGAAGATTTCGGAAACCATAATGCATTTGAACTATTGGCAAAATACAGGCAGACACATCTTGCCTTCAATGATGACATACAG GGTACAGCCTCTGTGGTACTTGCTGGACTTATTTCTGGTCTTCGAGCGGTAGGGGGAAGTCTAGCAGAACAGAAGTTCTTGTTTCTGGGCGCAGGAGAG GCTGGAACTGGCATTGCTGAGCTTATAGCTCTGGAGATGTCAAAACAG ACAAAAGCTCCGGTTGAGGAGACACGCAAGAAGATATGGCTTGTGGACTCAAAG GGACTGATTGTTAGTTCCCGTTTGGAGTCGCTTCAACACTTTAAGAAGCCTTGGGCTCACGAGCATGAACCTGTCAAAACTCTGTTGGACGCTGTCAAG GCGATCAAGCCAACAGTCTTGATAGGATCATCAGGCATGGGGAAAACCTTCACCCAGGAAGTGGTTGAGACCATGGCATCATTGAatgag AAGCCTATAATTTTTGCCCTCTCAAACCCTACCTCCCAGTCTGAGTGTACAGCTGAAGAAGCTTACACATGGTCTCAG GGGAGGGCAATCTTCGCCAGTGGAAGCCCATTTGACCCAGTTAACTACGATGGCAAAACTTATGTACCTGGACAG GCAAACAATGCATACATATTCCCCGGATTTGGATTGGGATTGATTATGTCTGGCGCTATCCGTGTGGATGATGACATGCTCTTGGCTGCTT CGGAAGCTTTGGCCGCACAAGCAACACCTGAAAATTTCAAGAAGGGAATGATCTTTCCCCCGTTCTCTAATATCAGAAAGATATCAGCCCACATCGCAGCGAATGTCGCTGCCAAAGCATATGAACTAG GTTTGGCTTCCCGCCTTCCTCGTCCGAACAATCTCGTCAAATACGCAGAAAGCTGCATGTACAGCCCTGCATACCGAAACTATCGTTGA
- the LOC115741034 gene encoding casein kinase 1-like protein HD16, which translates to MDERGSGGRSGDKGVGAEDEGSTAPLPEKVRVGGSPLYTIERKLGKGGFGQVYVGRRVGPTTSNERTGPGAIEVALKFEHRSSKGCNYGPPHEWQVYNALGGSHGVPRVHYKGRQGDYYVMVMDMLGPSLWDVWNNNSHTMSTEMVACIAIEAISILEKMHFRGYVHGDVKPENFLLGPPGTPEEKKLFLVDLGLATRWRDSSTGLHVEYDQRPDVFRGTVRYASVHAHLGRVGSRRDDLESLAYTLIFLLRGRLPWQGFQGENKGFLVCKKKMSTSPETLCCFCPQPFRQFVEYVVNLKFDEEPNYAKYISLFDGIIGPNPDIRPINTDGAQKLVCQVGHKRGRPTIEDEEDEQPKKKVRMGMPATQWISIYNARRPMKQRYHYNVGDMRLSQHIEKGNEDGLFISSVASCSNLWALIMDAGTGFSAQVYELSRYFLPKEWIMEQWEKNYYITAVAGANNGSSLVVMSKGTPYLQQSYKVSDSFPFKWINKKWKEGFFVTSMATAGTRWAVIMSRGAGFSDQVVELDFLYPSEGIHRRWDGGYRITSTAATLDQAAFILSIPRRKPADETQETLRTSAFPSTHVKEKWAKNLYIASVCYGRTVS; encoded by the exons ATGGATGAGAGAGGTAGTGGAGGCCGAAGCGGCGATAAGGGTGTTGGAGCTGAGGACGAGGGAAGTACGGCTCCTCTTCCCGAAAAG GTTCGGGTAGGTGGTTCGCCCTTATACacaatagaaagaaaattggGAAAGGGTGGTTTTGGTCAAGTATATGTTGGGCGTAGAGTTGGTCCAACCACGTCGAATGAGCGAACCGGCCCAGGGGCTATTGAG GTTGCGCTGAAGTTTGAGCATAGAAGCAGTAAAGGATGTAATTATGGACCGCCCCATGAGTGGCAAGTATACAA TGCTCTTGGTGGAAGTCATGGAGTACCACGAGTACATTACAAGGGGAGGCAGGGTGACTACTATGTCATG GTTATGGATATGCTTGGGCCTAGTCTGTGGGACGTATGGAATAACAACTCTCACAC CATGTCAACTGAAATGGTTGCCTGTATTGCGATCGAAGCAATCTCCATACTTGAGAAGATGCACTTCCGAGG ATATGTGCATGGCGATGTAAAACCTGAGAATTTTCTGCTTGGTCCCCCAGGAACACCTGAAGAGAAAAAGCTGTTTCTGGTTGATCTTGGCTTAG CCACCAGGTGGAGGGATAGTTCAACAGGCCTACATGTTGAATATGACCAACGTCCAGATGTTTTTAG aGGGACAGTTCGGTATGCCAGTGTGCATGCTCATCTTGGTAGAGTTGGCAGCAGGAGAGATGACTTAGAATCACTTGCTTACacactcatttttcttttgcgtGGACGTTTACCGTGGCAAGGATTTCAG GGAGAGAATAAAGGGTTCCTTgtctgcaaaaagaagatgtCCACTTCCCCAGAAACACTCTGTTGCTTCTGCCCTCAGCCTTTCCGACAATTTGTTGAGTATGTGgtgaacttaaaatttgacGAGGAACCCAATTATGCTAAATATATCTCTCTCTTCGATGGTATCATTGGCCCGAATCCGGATATTAGGCCGATCAATACTGATGGTGCTCAGAAG CTTGTCTGTCAGGTTGGACATAAAAGAGGACGACCGACgatagaagacgaagaagatgaacagccCAAAAAGAAGGTTCGAATGGGGATGCCTGCTACACAATGGATAAGTATCTATAATGCTCGTCGACCAATGAAGCAAAG GTATCACTACAATGTGGGAGATATGCGGTTATCACAGCATATAGAGAAAGGAAATGAGGATGGGTTATTCATCAGCAGTGTGGCTTCTTGCTCTAACCTTTGGGCCTTAATAATGGATGCTGGAACTGGCTTCTCTGCTCAAGTTTATGAACTCTCACGCTACTTTCTTCCCAAG GAGTGGATCATGGAGCAGTGGGAGAAGAACTACTATATCACTGCAGTTGCCGGAGCTAACAATGGGAGCTCATTAGTTGTGATGTCTAAGG gaactccatatctgcagCAGTCATATAAAGTGAGTGATTCATTTCCCTTCAAGTGgattaataaaaaatggaagGAAGGCTTTTTTGTCACATCGATGGCTACTGCTGGGACCAGATGGGCTGTCATTATGTCCCGTGGTGCAGGGTTTTCTGATCAG GTTGTGGAGCTAGATTTTCTCTATCCTAGTGAAGGCATTCATAGAAGGTGGGACGGCGGCTACCGCATCACATCAACTGCTGCTACTTTAGATCAGGCTGCTTTTATCCTCAGCATTCCACGAAGAAAGCCAGCAGATGAAACCCAAGAGACCTTACGAACTTCTGCTTTTCCTAGCACACATGTCAag GAAAAATGGGCGAAGAATCTCTACATTGCTTCTGTTTGCTATGGTCGGACTGTTTCATGA
- the LOC115741052 gene encoding uncharacterized protein LOC115741052 produces the protein MEDRSIIERERHQIEQIRELDFEELQVEEVEDAHDSSDDDRRTAVRDGASVPIEFTFNPSLASLHTYLGEVEDTHHSLAFLDGGAIHQLPLLYLEGVVLFPEATLPLRVVQRSLIATIERALSPIDRDTPLMIGVVRIYSDPENNRLRFATTGTTAEIRQYRRLEDGSLNAVTRGQQRFRLKRCWIDAEGVACGEVQIIQEDLPLRTPRDAFGKLPRPSVVRDNYILSNPPENSPAKSLRFADEDDDSEAHSENSFESALSLPEHRLHQSAIDCSYGYDVMDESTSSDDEKFVCESEFQEGRSHSHHHSDEKISGNASGSGGQSHKGSWGWTQRKAATSNYGIPRAFWPHWVYRMYDSYCLAQRVADMWKQIVGAPAMDGLVKKPDLLSFYVASKIPVSQSTRQELLDIDGVTYRLRREIELLECFDRIQCKSCQTVIARRSDMMVMSSDGPLGAYVNPHGSVHEIMTLHKANGLALIGRPNTDYSWFPGYAWTITNCATCESHMGWLFTATNNKLKPRLFWGIRSSQVADSNP, from the exons ATGGAGGATCGCAGCATAATCGAGAGGGAGAGGCATCAGATCGAGCAGATTCGGGAGCTCGATTTTGAGGAGTTACAGGTGGAGGAAGTCGAAGACGCTCACGACTCGTCGGACGACGATCGGCGCACCGC GGTTCGTGACGGGGCAAGTGTACCTATTGAATTTACCTTCAACCCCAGTTTGGCTTCGTTGCATACGTATCTTGGCG AGGTTGAAGACACCCACCACAGTCTGGCTTTCTTGGATGGTGGTGCCATCCATCAGTTACCCTTGCTCTATCTCGAAG GAGTTGTTCTGTTCCCTGAAGCCACCCTTCCTTTAAGAGTTGTTCAGCGTAGCTTGATAGCTACTATTGAGAGGGCATTGAGCCCAATTGATCGCGATACTCCTCTTATGATCGGTGTG gtTCGTATCTACAGCGATCCTGAAAATAATAGGTTAAGGTTTGCAACGACAGGGACAACTGCTGAG ATTAGGCAATACAGGAGACTGGAAGATGGTTCACTAAATGCGGTTACTCGCGGTCAGCAACGTTTTCGCCTGAAGCGATGTTGGATTGATGCAGAAGGAGTG GCATGTGGAGAGGTGCAGATTATTCAGGAAGATTTGCCACTGAGGACTCCACGAGATGCCTTTGGGAAGTTGCCCAGACCAAGTGTCGTGAGAGATAATTATATTTTAAGTAACCCTCCAGAAAACTCTCCTGCTAAATCATTAAGATTTGCTGATGAGGACGATGACTCAGAAGCACATTCAGAAAATAGCTTTGAGAGTGCCCTTTCGCTTCCTGAACATAGATTGCATCAATCTGCAATTGATTGTTCTTATGGATATGATGTCATGGATGAATCAACAAGCAGTGATGATGAGAAGTTTGTTTGTGAATCAGAGTTCCAAGAAGGAAGATCGCATTCTCATCATCATTCAGATGAAAAGATTTCTGGAAATGCTAGTGGATCTGGGGGGCAATCTCACAAAGGGTCATGGGGTTGGACCCAACGAAAAGCTGCTACTAGCAATTATGGTATTCCTAGAGCATTCTGGCCACACTGGGTGTATCGCATGTATGACTCATATTGCCTTGCTCAAAGGGTAGCAG ATATGTGGAAACAGATAGTTGGAGCACCTGCAATGGATGGTCTCGTAAAGAAGCCGGATCTTCTTTCATTTTATGTTGCTAGCAAAATTCCTGTTTCCCAATCTACTAGGCAAGAGCTTCTGGATATTGATGGGGTAACTTATAGACTGCGGCGGGAAATTGAGTTACTGGAGTGTTTTGATCGCATCCAATGTAAAAGTTGTCAG ACTGTTATTGCAAGGCGAAGTGATATGATGGTGATGTCCAGTGACGGTCCTCTTGGTGCTTATGTGAACCCACACGGTAGTGTACATGAGATAATGACCCTCCATAAAGCAAATGGCTTAGCCCTCATAGGGAGGCCCAACACAGACTACAGCTGGTTTCCTGG GTATGCTTGGACAATAACTAACTGTGCCACTTGCGAGTCTCATATGGGTTGGCTTTTTACAGCCACAAACAATAAGCTGAAGCCCAGGTTGTTTTGGGGAATACGAAGTTCTCAAGTTGCGGATTCAAATCCTTGA
- the LOC115741089 gene encoding NADP-dependent malic enzyme isoform X1, with protein sequence MISLRRRHHLLLLRLAFGCGGERRRFAFPESTAAAMDGGGMGDVYGEDRATEDQLITPWAVSVASGYTLLRDPRHNKGTAFTEKERDVHYLRGLLPPAILSQELQEKRLMHTLRQYQVPLQRYMALMDLQERNEKLFYKLLIDHVEELLPVVYTPTVGEACQKYGSIFRRPQGLFISLNDKGKILEILKNWPERNIQVIVVTDGERILGLGDLGCQGMGIPVGKLSLYTALGGVRPSACLPITIDVGTNNEELLKDEFYIGLRQKRTTGQEYAELIDEFMNAVKQNYGEKVLVQFEDFGNHNAFELLAKYRQTHLAFNDDIQGTASVVLAGLISGLRAVGGSLAEQKFLFLGAGEAGTGIAELIALEMSKQTKAPVEETRKKIWLVDSKGLIVSSRLESLQHFKKPWAHEHEPVKTLLDAVKAIKPTVLIGSSGMGKTFTQEVVETMASLNEVLSLSLSHTRAHTEANMTFFDVSLCIQKPIIFALSNPTSQSECTAEEAYTWSQGRAIFASGSPFDPVNYDGKTYVPGQANNAYIFPGFGLGLIMSGAIRVDDDMLLAASEALAAQATPENFKKGMIFPPFSNIRKISAHIAANVAAKAYELGLASRLPRPNNLVKYAESCMYSPAYRNYR encoded by the exons ATGATTTCACTGAGGAGacgccatcatcttcttcttctg AGGCTCGCGTTCGGTTGCGGAGGAGAGCGGAGGCGGTTCGCGTTCCCGGAGAGCACGGCGGCTGCGATGGACGGTGGAGGCATGGGGGACGTTTATGGCGAGGATCGCGCCACGGAGGATCAGCTTATCACTCCTTGGGCCGTCTCTGTCGCTAG TGGTTATACTTTGTTGCGGGATCCGCGCCACAACAAAGGGACGGCCTTCACCGAAAAAGAGAGGGATGTTCATTATCTGCGTGGCCTTCTGCCCCCAGCTATTCTCAGCCAGGAGCTGCAG GAGAAGAGACTTATGCACACACTTCGCCAATATCAAGTTCCACTGCAGAGATATATGGCCCTGATGGACCTTCAG GAAAGGAATGAAAAGCTGTTTTACAAGCTTCTCATTGACCATGTTGAGGAGTTGCTCCCTGTGGTCTACACTCCAACAGTTGGTGAGGCTTGCCAGAAATATGGCAGCATATTCAGGCGCCCTCAGGGTCTCTTCATCAGCTTAAACGACAA GGGAAAGATACTCGAGATATTGAAAAATTGGCCTGAGAGGAACATTCAAGTTATTGTGGTGACTGACGGCGAGCGTATACTGGGTCTCGGTGATCTTGGTTGCCAG GGTATGGGAATACCCGTGGGTAAACTATCTCTATATACAGCACTAGGAGGAGTTCGTCCTTCAGCG TGCTTGCCCATAACCATTGATGTTGGCACAAACAATGAAGAGTTGTTGAAGGACGAGTTCTATATCGGTCTCAGGCAAAAAAGGACAACTGGGCAG GAATATGCTGAACTTATTGATGAGTTCATGAATGCTGTTAAACAGAATTATGGAGAGAAAGTCCTCGTACAA TTCGAAGATTTCGGAAACCATAATGCATTTGAACTATTGGCAAAATACAGGCAGACACATCTTGCCTTCAATGATGACATACAG GGTACAGCCTCTGTGGTACTTGCTGGACTTATTTCTGGTCTTCGAGCGGTAGGGGGAAGTCTAGCAGAACAGAAGTTCTTGTTTCTGGGCGCAGGAGAG GCTGGAACTGGCATTGCTGAGCTTATAGCTCTGGAGATGTCAAAACAG ACAAAAGCTCCGGTTGAGGAGACACGCAAGAAGATATGGCTTGTGGACTCAAAG GGACTGATTGTTAGTTCCCGTTTGGAGTCGCTTCAACACTTTAAGAAGCCTTGGGCTCACGAGCATGAACCTGTCAAAACTCTGTTGGACGCTGTCAAG GCGATCAAGCCAACAGTCTTGATAGGATCATCAGGCATGGGGAAAACCTTCACCCAGGAAGTGGTTGAGACCATGGCATCATTGAatgaggttctctctctctccctctcacacaCACGCGCGCACACAGAGGCTAACATGACGTTTTTTGATGTTTCTCTTTGCATACAGAAGCCTATAATTTTTGCCCTCTCAAACCCTACCTCCCAGTCTGAGTGTACAGCTGAAGAAGCTTACACATGGTCTCAG GGGAGGGCAATCTTCGCCAGTGGAAGCCCATTTGACCCAGTTAACTACGATGGCAAAACTTATGTACCTGGACAG GCAAACAATGCATACATATTCCCCGGATTTGGATTGGGATTGATTATGTCTGGCGCTATCCGTGTGGATGATGACATGCTCTTGGCTGCTT CGGAAGCTTTGGCCGCACAAGCAACACCTGAAAATTTCAAGAAGGGAATGATCTTTCCCCCGTTCTCTAATATCAGAAAGATATCAGCCCACATCGCAGCGAATGTCGCTGCCAAAGCATATGAACTAG GTTTGGCTTCCCGCCTTCCTCGTCCGAACAATCTCGTCAAATACGCAGAAAGCTGCATGTACAGCCCTGCATACCGAAACTATCGTTGA
- the LOC115741089 gene encoding NADP-dependent malic enzyme isoform X2, whose protein sequence is MISLRRRHHLLLLRLAFGCGGERRRFAFPESTAAAMDGGGMGDVYGEDRATEDQLITPWAVSVASGYTLLRDPRHNKGTAFTEKERDVHYLRGLLPPAILSQELQEKRLMHTLRQYQVPLQRYMALMDLQERNEKLFYKLLIDHVEELLPVVYTPTVGEACQKYGSIFRRPQGLFISLNDKGKILEILKNWPERNIQVIVVTDGERILGLGDLGCQGMGIPVGKLSLYTALGGVRPSACLPITIDVGTNNEELLKDEFYIGLRQKRTTGQEYAELIDEFMNAVKQNYGEKVLVQFEDFGNHNAFELLAKYRQTHLAFNDDIQGTASVVLAGLISGLRAVGGSLAEQKFLFLGAGEAGTGIAELIALEMSKQTKAPVEETRKKIWLVDSKGLIVSSRLESLQHFKKPWAHEHEPVKTLLDAVKAIKPTVLIGSSGMGKTFTQEVVETMASLNEKPIIFALSNPTSQSECTAEEAYTWSQGRAIFASGSPFDPVNYDGKTYVPGQANNAYIFPGFGLGLIMSGAIRVDDDMLLAASEALAAQATPENFKKGMIFPPFSNIRKISAHIAANVAAKAYELGLASRLPRPNNLVKYAESCMYSPAYRNYR, encoded by the exons ATGATTTCACTGAGGAGacgccatcatcttcttcttctg AGGCTCGCGTTCGGTTGCGGAGGAGAGCGGAGGCGGTTCGCGTTCCCGGAGAGCACGGCGGCTGCGATGGACGGTGGAGGCATGGGGGACGTTTATGGCGAGGATCGCGCCACGGAGGATCAGCTTATCACTCCTTGGGCCGTCTCTGTCGCTAG TGGTTATACTTTGTTGCGGGATCCGCGCCACAACAAAGGGACGGCCTTCACCGAAAAAGAGAGGGATGTTCATTATCTGCGTGGCCTTCTGCCCCCAGCTATTCTCAGCCAGGAGCTGCAG GAGAAGAGACTTATGCACACACTTCGCCAATATCAAGTTCCACTGCAGAGATATATGGCCCTGATGGACCTTCAG GAAAGGAATGAAAAGCTGTTTTACAAGCTTCTCATTGACCATGTTGAGGAGTTGCTCCCTGTGGTCTACACTCCAACAGTTGGTGAGGCTTGCCAGAAATATGGCAGCATATTCAGGCGCCCTCAGGGTCTCTTCATCAGCTTAAACGACAA GGGAAAGATACTCGAGATATTGAAAAATTGGCCTGAGAGGAACATTCAAGTTATTGTGGTGACTGACGGCGAGCGTATACTGGGTCTCGGTGATCTTGGTTGCCAG GGTATGGGAATACCCGTGGGTAAACTATCTCTATATACAGCACTAGGAGGAGTTCGTCCTTCAGCG TGCTTGCCCATAACCATTGATGTTGGCACAAACAATGAAGAGTTGTTGAAGGACGAGTTCTATATCGGTCTCAGGCAAAAAAGGACAACTGGGCAG GAATATGCTGAACTTATTGATGAGTTCATGAATGCTGTTAAACAGAATTATGGAGAGAAAGTCCTCGTACAA TTCGAAGATTTCGGAAACCATAATGCATTTGAACTATTGGCAAAATACAGGCAGACACATCTTGCCTTCAATGATGACATACAG GGTACAGCCTCTGTGGTACTTGCTGGACTTATTTCTGGTCTTCGAGCGGTAGGGGGAAGTCTAGCAGAACAGAAGTTCTTGTTTCTGGGCGCAGGAGAG GCTGGAACTGGCATTGCTGAGCTTATAGCTCTGGAGATGTCAAAACAG ACAAAAGCTCCGGTTGAGGAGACACGCAAGAAGATATGGCTTGTGGACTCAAAG GGACTGATTGTTAGTTCCCGTTTGGAGTCGCTTCAACACTTTAAGAAGCCTTGGGCTCACGAGCATGAACCTGTCAAAACTCTGTTGGACGCTGTCAAG GCGATCAAGCCAACAGTCTTGATAGGATCATCAGGCATGGGGAAAACCTTCACCCAGGAAGTGGTTGAGACCATGGCATCATTGAatgag AAGCCTATAATTTTTGCCCTCTCAAACCCTACCTCCCAGTCTGAGTGTACAGCTGAAGAAGCTTACACATGGTCTCAG GGGAGGGCAATCTTCGCCAGTGGAAGCCCATTTGACCCAGTTAACTACGATGGCAAAACTTATGTACCTGGACAG GCAAACAATGCATACATATTCCCCGGATTTGGATTGGGATTGATTATGTCTGGCGCTATCCGTGTGGATGATGACATGCTCTTGGCTGCTT CGGAAGCTTTGGCCGCACAAGCAACACCTGAAAATTTCAAGAAGGGAATGATCTTTCCCCCGTTCTCTAATATCAGAAAGATATCAGCCCACATCGCAGCGAATGTCGCTGCCAAAGCATATGAACTAG GTTTGGCTTCCCGCCTTCCTCGTCCGAACAATCTCGTCAAATACGCAGAAAGCTGCATGTACAGCCCTGCATACCGAAACTATCGTTGA